TCCGATAATAAATGATAAGTATTTTACTCCGGGAACATTAAATCTCGATGCATTCAGCAAAGACTGGACTTTCGCTGTAGACGACAGTTTACCTACATCAAGGCTTCTTAACGAAGAATACGACGAAAACAGCAAAAATACTCAGCTATATGTAATAGACGGATTTATATTATCCCCTAACGTAAAGCTGAAAAAAGTAAAAACGATAGATACAAAATTCAACTATTCTGACCATAACCCCGTAAGGATAGAAGTAAAACTGGAGAAGGAGAAATAAATGAGTTTGATAGCAACACTGCTGGGAATAGTGCTGGGTATGATATGCTTTTCGGCTTGGACTAAATATATGAATGACTCCGTAAATAAACAAACGGAAAAGCTGGATGAAAATAATTTTACAGTAAGAAAGCCGAAATCTAAAACAGTCTTTTACTCGGTCATACTCTTCGCATGGGTAATAATCTTTGCATTATATCAAGGAGGTATAATCTTTGAAAAAAATATCTTCTTCTACGCAGTTACGGCTCTTGTTATTCTAATGAGCCTTTATAAAATACAATACTGCATCCATAGAAAGATAACCGTTGAAGGAGAAAAGATAACCGATACAAAGGGAAATATATATTATTTTTCGGACTTTACCTCTTGCAAAATAATCGACAGTGCTTTTATGCTATTCATCGGAAACACTCCCACACTTAAACTGGAAAGAGACGATGTTGGGTATAATACTTTTTTAAACAGAGTATTTTCTACGGGAATGAAAGTAGTCGACCTGAGGAAAAACAAATGATAAACATAAATGTAGAGAAAAGATAATACCATTTAAAATACTTGATATTAGCCAAAAATATTTAAGTAAAATACATTTGATTTAGGTAAAAATATAATTTTATCCTTATCTATCAGAATTAAAAAACAGTGCTTAAAAATATAAGTATATATAAAACAAAAAAGGAGTAAGTAAATACTCCTTTTTTGTTTTTAAATATAATGTATATTGAATTCTTTATTAGTTATGAATAGTACCTCTACATCTTCATCTTTTCCTCCATGAAACGCTTTGGAACCTTCTTTGAACCATACGAAACTCCCCTTGTCAAAATCTCCTAAATTGGTGTGAAGCACCCCTTCAAGCACGTACATACCATGAGCGCAGTCATGTGTATGCCACGGAGTGATGGTTCCCTTGGGATAAAGTATCTGTTTTATCATCATTTTTGTATCTTCGTCGTTTAAAAGATACTGCTCGTACATCACATTGCCGGTGTTCTTGCTTACATGCTCATGCTCTCTGACATTTATTTCTTCACTTTTAAAAATAATATCGTCCATTCTCTTACCTACCCTTTTT
The DNA window shown above is from Anaerofustis stercorihominis DSM 17244 and carries:
- a CDS encoding cupin domain-containing protein; translation: MDDIIFKSEEINVREHEHVSKNTGNVMYEQYLLNDEDTKMMIKQILYPKGTITPWHTHDCAHGMYVLEGVLHTNLGDFDKGSFVWFKEGSKAFHGGKDEDVEVLFITNKEFNIHYI